Proteins encoded by one window of Salicibibacter halophilus:
- the yajC gene encoding preprotein translocase subunit YajC yields the protein MEAIIMLVLMFAIVYFLLIRPQQKRQKQIREMHSNLQKGDDVITIGGLHGKIDAIDEDKLVLLVDENRKLTYDRSAVREVVNQN from the coding sequence ATGGAAGCGATTATTATGTTAGTGTTGATGTTTGCGATTGTTTATTTTCTACTTATTCGCCCGCAGCAAAAGCGGCAAAAGCAGATTCGGGAAATGCACTCGAACTTACAAAAAGGCGATGATGTGATCACAATCGGCGGCTTGCACGGCAAGATTGATGCGATTGACGAAGACAAACTCGTTTTGCTCGTGGATGAGAATCGCAAGCTTACGTATGACCGTTCAGCGGTAAGGGAAGTCGTCAATCAGAACTAG
- a CDS encoding TIGR04086 family membrane protein, translating to MQARFLRALGISSVTMLSLVLVAGLIIATLLRFGSVTEQSVTGITIGITILVTLIGGFAAGLRSRSKGWLVGLSAGLLFALAATFMQYLGYGALISLNQAIVFIAAIVSASFGGMVAVSLFGSVR from the coding sequence ATGCAAGCACGGTTTCTGCGCGCGCTTGGCATCTCTTCCGTTACCATGCTTTCGCTCGTGCTAGTGGCCGGATTAATCATCGCCACACTTTTACGTTTCGGCTCCGTGACAGAGCAATCTGTGACGGGAATCACAATCGGAATTACCATTCTGGTCACATTAATCGGCGGATTCGCGGCGGGGTTACGGTCGCGTTCTAAGGGGTGGCTAGTCGGGCTAAGCGCCGGGCTATTGTTTGCTTTGGCCGCGACTTTCATGCAATACCTGGGTTACGGCGCTCTTATAAGCCTGAACCAGGCCATCGTTTTTATCGCCGCTATCGTCAGTGCTTCATTCGGGGGAATGGTGGCTGTTTCGCTTTTCGGTTCTGTGCGATGA